The Cyanobacteria bacterium GSL.Bin1 genomic sequence GGTGAAGCCTTCCCGCAAAGAGAAGAAAACGTGTGTCTTCTGCAAGTCCCATCCGTATCGCTTGTTGCTGTCGTTTTTGGTCACGCTCTGTTACCGAAAGGTGATAAAAAACCTCCCCGTCAAAGCTATTACGAACAAAAGAAATACGTTGAGCCAGCTTTGGATATTGTTTTTGGTAGAGCTGTGTCGATTCTGAATTACAAGACAGTATCCGATCAAACCGGGGCATAAGCTGTCGCTCAAATGCAAAGTAAACCTGTGGAAACCGTCGCCACAGAATGCCCTTAGTATCACTGGAGCGCATTTGTTGATGAATGTCATTATGTACAAACAGCGTTCTATGACCTCCCCCACCTTTAGCAAAAAGGGCAGATTCCAGGCGGTGAAAATGCATAAAATCTGAGGTGAAATCTTTTCCCCACAGGCTTAATGCATAGCGCAGTGAAGTGGGAATTAACTGGCGACGATCATCATCTAAGATCCTGAATAGAGGGAAAAATTCAACTGGACGTCCTGCCAATTCACGAGATTGCCATTGGCCAACAGCTCCATTAGAAGTTGCCTCCACACCAACCAGTCGCAGCGTCAACTCAGGAGGTGCAAATTTAATAAAGTTTCGTACCACCATTTGAATTCCTCCAATTGAGGAATGCCAGGGATCAAACTGGTAAAAAATAGTTAGTGAAGGCTTTTTCATATTTGCCCCTTGAGTTGGAAAGTGCTTCTATTATTAATTTATTTGTAATCTTAAAACTTTGAGCCAAACTAAGCGCTTTGTTGCAAGCCCCAAACAATTTAATATTGAGTATACTTTGGGTTAATGGGATGTAAATGAAATTGCTGGCGTAAACGTTACTCCCGACTGTTCTCTCAGTAATGTGTATT encodes the following:
- a CDS encoding glycosyltransferase, which encodes MKKPSLTIFYQFDPWHSSIGGIQMVVRNFIKFAPPELTLRLVGVEATSNGAVGQWQSRELAGRPVEFFPLFRILDDDRRQLIPTSLRYALSLWGKDFTSDFMHFHRLESALFAKGGGGHRTLFVHNDIHQQMRSSDTKGILWRRFPQVYFAFERQLMPRFDRILSCNSESTQLYQKQYPKLAQRISFVRNSFDGEVFYHLSVTERDQKRQQQAIRMGLAEDTRFLLFAGRLHPQKDPLLLLEAFSLLSDPRAHLLVAGKGELAATMVEKAEELGIAKRVTFLGTVHHQKLANFHRLASLLVLTSAYEGLPLVVLEALACGTPVVTTQTGETPRLLRQECGIICRDRAPDKIAKAIDTVLQFPERFPSEACIQNAIPYSAKRVIEEVYADMLQHWQFLPTHPRQAATH